CAGGGCGAACTTCGGCATCCGCGGCGGTCGTGCGGGCTCGGTGCCCTCGGCGGGTGCGGCGAGGTCGGCGGCGAAGAAGCGTCGGAAGACGGCGTACTCGACCGCGATGGCGACCAGCCAGGGCAGCGTCATGAGCAGCGCGAAGCGCGTGAAGCTCAGCCCGGTCGCGGTGAAGGCGAGCAGGTTCGTCAGGTTGGAGACGGGCAGCAGGAGCGACGCGGTGTTGGACAGGTGGGCGCTCGCGTAGACGTGCGGGGCGGGGCGGGCGCCCATGCGGGCGGCCGTGGCGAAGACGACCGGTGTCAGGAGGACCACGGTGGCGTCCAGGCTCAGGGTCGCGGTGATCACCGAGGCCAGGGCGAATACGGCGCCGAGCAGGGTGGTGGGCCGTCCGGCGGCACGGCGTGCCATCCAGCCGCCGCAGGCGTGGAAGAGCCCTTCGTCGGCGCAGAGCTTGGCGAGCACGAGGACGCCCGCGAGGAATCCGATGACGGGTCCGAGCCGGGCGGCCTCCTCCCGTACGTCGTCAAGGGGGATGGCCCCGGCCAGGATCACGACACCGGCGGCGGGCACGGCGAAGGCGGCCTCGGGCCAGCGGAAGGGGCGGACGACGGCGCAGACGAGGACGACGGCCAGGGCTGCGACGGACAGGGACTCGACGAGCATGCTTCCGATCATCCATCGCGCGGCGGTGGCGCCCGACAGCGGATCGGGTGGAAGGGGCCCGGCGGCGGTCCGTGCCGCCGCCGGGCCCGGGGTCCGCTACTCCGGGGACGGTGCCGCTTCCGGCGCGTCCGTGCGGTACAGGGCCGTCGTCCCGTCGCTGCTCCAGCGGTGCAGGCCCGCCTTCTCCAGGACGCGGACGGAGGCCTCGTTGCCGAGTTCCACCTCGGCGTACACGACGGTGACCTCGGGTGAGGTCAGGGCGTGTGCGACGAGGGCCCGTACGGCTTCGGGGGCGTAGCCGCGGCCGCGGCGCGAGGGCACGACTCCGTAGCCGAACTCGACCGAGCCCTCGCTCGGCGGCCACAGCAGGCTGAGAGAGCCGACGACGGTACCGCCGTCCCGTTCGACGATCAGCCGGTGGCCGTGCGCTCCGGGGTCCTGCGGCCCGTCGGCGATCTGCTGGGCGATGACGCTCGCGATGACGCGGTCGCCGTCGGCGGGGAAGTCCTGCGCCCAGTGCGTGGGGCGCCGGCCCGCGAGGACGTCGGCGACCTCGTCGGCCGTCCAGGCCCGCAGGGTGAGGCGTTCGGTCGACAGCTCGGCGGCGGTGGTGGTGGCGGTGCTGCTGGAAAGAGAAGAAGACACGCGACTCTCCAGGTCGTTTTCGACGACCGGGTCGCTCGTGACGGCCTGTTCCTCGGGCTCGTTCTCAGGCTCGCGCGACCCGGCCAAGGGCATGCTGATGACGCGTACGGCGGGCCATATTCATCAACCTCCCTCGTCGCAGCGGTGTCGCGCGGGTCGCGCTTGACGGAACGCTATCAAGAGACCGGGGGTCGCACGATCAAGGGAACGTATGTTCTATTCTGTGGTCAGTGCTACCGAGGAGGCGTCATGCGCTGGGAGAACCTTTCCGACGGGCCGCGCCGTGGCACCGCGGACGCCGCGCTGTTCGGCGCGGACGCGGTGACGACGAGGGTGTTCGACACCCCCGAGTTCAGAGGGATCACGTTCCACGAGATACGTGCCAGGTCGATCGTGAACCGCGTGCCGGGCGCGTCCCGCATGCCGTTCGAATGGACGGTCAACCCCTACCGGGGGTGCACGCACGCGTGCGTCTACTGTTTCGCGCGCAAGACGCACAGCTATCTGGACCTGGACACCGGCCTCGGGTTCGACAGCCAGATCGTCGTCAAGGTCAACGCCGCCGAACTGCTGCGGCGCCAGCTCGCCTCGCCGCGCTGGCACGGCGACCACATCGCCATGGGCACGAACGTGGACTGCTACCAGCGCGCGGAGGGCCGGTACCGGCTGATGCCGGGGATCATCGCGGCCCTGCGCGACCGCGGGAACCCGTTCTCCATCCTGACCAAGGGCACGCTGATCCTGCGCGACCTGGACCTGCTGCGACAGGCCGCCGCGGTGACGGACGTCGGGATCTCCGTCTCGGTGGGCTTCGTCGACGAAGGGCTGTGGCGCACCGTCGAGCCGGGCACCCCGGCGCCCGAGCGCCGCCTCGACGCCGTGCGCACCCTCACCGAGCACGGCATCGGCTGCGGCGTCCTGATGGCACCGGTCATCCCCTTCCTGGGCGACCACCCGGACCAGCTGCGCGCCACGGTGCGGGCCGTCGCCGAGTCGGGGGCGACCTCGGTGACGCCGCTGGTGCTGCATCTGCGGCCCGGGGCACGGGAGTGGTTCATGGCGTGGCTCGGCCGCCACCACCCGCACCTGGTGCGGCGGTACGAGCGGCTGTACGCGGAGGGCGCCTACGCCCCCAAGTGGTACCAGCGCCGCATCACCCGCCAAGTGCACGAACTGGCCGAGGAGTTCGGCATCGGGCCCTCGCGCGCGGGCGCCGCCCGACGGATCCGGGTCCCCCACGCGCCCGAGCCCGCCGCGGGACCCACTCAGCTCACGCTTCTCTGACCGGCTTGGCCCGTTCGGGTTGTTCCCGGCCGGGACGGGCGCTCAGGAGGAGGGCGGTCCGGCAGGATGCGCCGGAGATCGCGGCCCCCCGGGCCCCGAACCCGCCGCTCTGGGAGGCCGGATGAAGAAACATGCCCTCGTACTGTGCACGGTCGCCGCCGTGACGGCGGCGCTGGCCGCGGCGGTGCCGCCCGCGTCGGGAGTCCCGGCCGAGCGCGGCCCGCTGGCATGGAAGAAGTGCGCCACCAAGGACCATCCCACGCTCCAGTGCGCGTCCCTGAAGGTGCCACTCGACCACCAGGAGCCCCACGGACGGCAGATCACCCTCGCCCTGACCCGCGTCCCGCACACCGCCGACACCTCCCAGGGGCCGCTCCTGGTGAACCCCGGCGGCCCCGGCGGCAGCGGACTGTCGATGGCCGGGTTCGTCGCGAAGTCGCTGCCCGAGAAGGCGGCCGCGCAGTACGACATCGTGGGCTTCGACCCGCGCGGGGTCGGCAGGAGCAGGCCCGCGCTCAACTGCAGGCCGGGCCACTTCGACCCGGTGCGCCCTGCCGCCGTCCCCGCCACCGCCGCCCTGGAGCGCGCCAACCTGCGCAGGGCGCGGGCTTTCGCGAAGGCGTGCGGCGAGAAGTACGGCGACGTCCTGCCCTTCATCGACTCGGTGAGCGTGGCCCAGGACATGGACGACATCCGCGCGGCTCTCGGCGCCGAGCGGATCAGCTTCTTCGGCTACTCCTACGGCACGTATCTGGGAGCCCTCTACGGAAGGCTCTATCCGCACCGGGTGCGGCGCATGGCGCTCGATTCCCTCGTCGACCCCACGGGCGTCTGGTACGACTCCAACCTCCGCCAGGACCGGGCCTTCGACGAGCGCCACAAGGCGTTCATGGCCTGGATCGCCCGTCATGACGCGGCCTACGGACTCGGCGAGAACCCTTCGGGCGTCGAGGCCAAGTGGTACGAGATGCGCGAGGCGCTCGCCGAGAAGCCCGCGGGCAAGAAGGTGGGCGCCGCCGAACTGGAGGACACCTTCCTGCCCGGCGGCTACTTCAACGGCTACTGGCCCCGCCTGGCCAAGGCGTTCGCCGCGTACGTGAACGACGGGAACGGCAAACCGCTCGTCGCCGCGTACGACACGTTCGGCGCGGTCGACGCCGCGGGCGAGAACGGCTACAGCGTCTACAGCGCCGTGCAGTGCCGGGACGTGCAGTGGCCGCGCGACTGGCGGACGTGGCGCGAGGACAACGACCGGACGCACGCGCAGGCACCGTTCACGACCTGGAACAACGCCTGGTACAACGCTCCGTGCGCTTTCTGGCCGACGCACCACCTGAGCCAGCCGGACGTCGCCAACTCCGAACTGCCGCCCGTCCTGCTGTTCCAGGGCACGGACGACCCGGCCACCCCGTACGACGGAGCCGTCAACCTCCACCGCAAGCTGCGGGGCTCCCGCCTGGTGGTCGAAGAGGGCGGCGGGAACCACGGCGTCACCCTCAGCGGAAACAAGTGCCTGGACCGGCACTTGGCGGTGTACCTGACGACCGGCAAGGTACCGACCGGCGACGGCGGCGTCGACGCGGTCTGCGAGGCCGGCCCCGACCCGAAGCCGCAGGCCCCGACGAAGGCGAAGCCGAGGGCACTGTCACACCCGTGGTCCACGATGGGTGCATGAGCCGACGCACCCGCCACCGGCGCCGTCCCCGTCAGCCGGTCCTGCCGTCGTCCTGCGGGAGGCGGGCCAGGGCCGCCGACGCCGCCGCCGCGAGGCGGGGGTGGCCTCGGGCGGCCGTCAGGACCGGCCTGGCGCGGGCGTCGCCGAGTGCTCCCAGGCCCTCCACGCAGGCGAGCGCGATCTTGCCGAAGGGGTCGTGCGGCGCCAGTCTGCGCTGCAGCGTGGTGATCAGCGCGGGCGCGGACTCCGGGGCGCGGAGCTCGGTGAGCAGACGCACCGGGTACAAGGCGTAGGCGACGCGGAGTTCGTTCGTCGCGAGGGCGGCGGCCGCGCGTGCCGTGCGCGGGTCGCCGAGGCGGGCCAGGGCGTGGGCCGCGGCGGCGCAGCGTGGTGGGTCCCGGTGGTTCAGGAGGAGGACGAGCGACTCGAAGGCCCTGCGGTCACCCGCGACGCCGAGTCTGAAGGCGGCCAACTCCCGGGCCCACAGAGGCTGCCCCGGTGAGACGAGCACCTCGGCGAGCTCGTCGGGATCCTCCGCGGCGAGCAGCCTCTCGTACTCCTTGGATCCGCCCGCCTCCGCCCGTAAGCGTTCCGTCACCGTCCGCGACTCCTCATCCATGGTCGCGAGCCTAAGCCTTATCCGTGGTCGCGATGTAGATCACAGACACGGGAAAACATCGCGGGCTGGCGCGCTCGTTACTCGCCGGTTAGTCTCATGTGAGCGGGGCACACTCCTCGTAGCAGTTCCTTTCTCGCGGTGGCCTGGTGACGCAGCCGCCGTGAGTGTCTGGTCGGTTCGGTACATCACGTACCTCAGTACGACGTGGCTCCGGGACAGAGCCGGTCGACTCCCCCTCACCGGGCGTGCCCTGCGCGCCGCCCGGACGCGACACCACTTCCCGCTCGCCGTGCGGCAGTTGACACAGCCGTACCCGCGCGCCCCTCAGTCGTCACTCTCTTCCTGGAGTCCACGCATGGACGCTCCCCTGAACACCGTCGCCGTCATCGGCCTGGGCACGATGGGCACCGGCATCACCGAGGTCCTGGCCCGGGCGGGCCGCGAGGTCATCGGCATCGACATCTGCCAGGCCGCGGCCTCCCGCGCCGTCGAGTCCCTGGAGGCCTCGACCGCCCGCGCCGTGCGCCGAGAGCGCCTCACCGAGGAGGAGCGCCGCGGCATCCTCACCCGCTTCCGCACCTTCACCGACCTGCGTGCCGCGGCCGACGCCGACCTGGTCATCGAGGTCGTCCCGGAGTCGTACGAGGTCAAGCAGCAGGTCGTCCGCGAGCTCGACGCCGTCGTGCGCCCCGGGACCATCATCGCGACCGGCACCAACGCGCTCTCCGTGACCCGTCTCGCCGCAGAATCGCAGCGCCCGGAGCGGGTGTTGGGCCTGCACTTCTTCAACCCGGCGCCCGCGATGAAGCTGGTCGAGGTCGTGTCGTCCGTGCTGACCGCGCCCGCCGCCGTCGCCGCGGTGACCGACCTGGCGCTCGCGCTGGGCAAGGAGCCCGTCGCGGTCGGCGACCGGCCGGGCTTCGTCGCCGACGGACTGCTCTTCGGCTACCTCAACCAGGCCGCCGCGATGTACGAGGCGAAGTACGCGTCCCGCGAGGACATCGACGCGGCGATGCGGCTCGGCTGCGGTCTGCCGATGGGGCCGCTCGCGCTGCTCGACCTGATCGGCGTGGACACCGCCCGCACGGTCCTGGACGCCATGTACGCCGAGTCGCAGGACCGCCTGCACGCGCCCGCGCCGATCCTCAGGCAGCTGAGCGAGGCGGGGCTGACCGGCCGCAAGGCGGGCCGCGGCTTCTACACGTACGCGGAGGCGGGCAGCCCGGAGGTGGTGCGCGACGCGCTGACCCCCGTGGAGGACGAGGAGCGCGCGCCGGGACGCACGGTCCGCTCGGTCGGCGTCGCGGGCTCGGGGACGATGGCGTCCGGCATCGCGGAGGTCTTCGCCAAGGCGGGCTTCTCCGTGGTCCTCGCCGCGCGGACCGAGGAGAAGGCGCAGACCGCGAAGTCCCGGATCGGGAAGTCCCTGTCCCGCTCCGTGGACAAGGGCAGGATGACGGCGGAGGCGGCGGCGCAGACGCTGGAGCGGATCACGCCCGCGGGGTCGTACGAGGCGTTCGCGGACGTCGATCTGGCGCTGGAGGCCGTCGCGGAGGACCTGGACATCAAGCGGCAGCTCTTCGCGACGCTCGACAAGGTCTGCAAGCCGGGCGCGATCCTGGCGACCACGACGTCCTCGCTGCCGGTCGTCGCCTGCGCCCGCGCCACCTCGCGGCCGCGCGACGTGATCGGCATGCACTTCTTCAACCCGGCCCCCGCGATGAAGCTGGTCGAGGTGGTCCGCACGGTGGTGACGACGGACGACGTGCGGGCCACGGTGCGCGAGGTGTGCACGAAGATCCGCAAACACCCGGTGGACTGCGGCGACCGTGCCGGCTTCATCGTGAACGCGCTGCTGTTCCCGTACCTGAACAACGCGATCAAGATGGTCGAGGAGCATTACGCCTCGCTGGACGACATCGACGCGGCGATGAAGCTCGGCGGCGGCTACCCCATGGGCCCCTTCGAGCTCCTGGACGTCGTCGGCCTGGACGTGTCGCTGGCCATCGAGAAGGTCCTGCACCGCGAGTTCCGCGACCCGGGCCTGGCCCCGGCGCCGCTGCTCGAACACCTGGTGGCCGCGGGCTGCCTCGGCCGCAAGACGGGCCGTGGCTTCCGCGAATATGCGCGGCGCTGAGCAGGCCGAGGAGCGACCGGGGGAACGGACGGACTGGGGCGGGCTGCTCGAACCCTCGGGCAGCCCCGTCCCTCAGGAGCACCGTGGCGCGCATATGCAGTACGTTCATGGCATGTCCAAGGCCGCCAAGTCCTCACGCAACGCAACCCCCGACGCTCCCGAGAGTGCCGCGGGCAGCCGTGCCGCCGCCCAACGGCTCAAGATGCGCCGGGAGCTGGCGGCCGCTGCCATGGAGCTCTTCGCGTCCAA
The window above is part of the Streptomyces venezuelae genome. Proteins encoded here:
- a CDS encoding Rv2578c family radical SAM protein produces the protein MRWENLSDGPRRGTADAALFGADAVTTRVFDTPEFRGITFHEIRARSIVNRVPGASRMPFEWTVNPYRGCTHACVYCFARKTHSYLDLDTGLGFDSQIVVKVNAAELLRRQLASPRWHGDHIAMGTNVDCYQRAEGRYRLMPGIIAALRDRGNPFSILTKGTLILRDLDLLRQAAAVTDVGISVSVGFVDEGLWRTVEPGTPAPERRLDAVRTLTEHGIGCGVLMAPVIPFLGDHPDQLRATVRAVAESGATSVTPLVLHLRPGAREWFMAWLGRHHPHLVRRYERLYAEGAYAPKWYQRRITRQVHELAEEFGIGPSRAGAARRIRVPHAPEPAAGPTQLTLL
- a CDS encoding alpha/beta hydrolase, which produces MKKHALVLCTVAAVTAALAAAVPPASGVPAERGPLAWKKCATKDHPTLQCASLKVPLDHQEPHGRQITLALTRVPHTADTSQGPLLVNPGGPGGSGLSMAGFVAKSLPEKAAAQYDIVGFDPRGVGRSRPALNCRPGHFDPVRPAAVPATAALERANLRRARAFAKACGEKYGDVLPFIDSVSVAQDMDDIRAALGAERISFFGYSYGTYLGALYGRLYPHRVRRMALDSLVDPTGVWYDSNLRQDRAFDERHKAFMAWIARHDAAYGLGENPSGVEAKWYEMREALAEKPAGKKVGAAELEDTFLPGGYFNGYWPRLAKAFAAYVNDGNGKPLVAAYDTFGAVDAAGENGYSVYSAVQCRDVQWPRDWRTWREDNDRTHAQAPFTTWNNAWYNAPCAFWPTHHLSQPDVANSELPPVLLFQGTDDPATPYDGAVNLHRKLRGSRLVVEEGGGNHGVTLSGNKCLDRHLAVYLTTGKVPTGDGGVDAVCEAGPDPKPQAPTKAKPRALSHPWSTMGA
- a CDS encoding adenylosuccinate lyase, translated to MDEESRTVTERLRAEAGGSKEYERLLAAEDPDELAEVLVSPGQPLWARELAAFRLGVAGDRRAFESLVLLLNHRDPPRCAAAAHALARLGDPRTARAAAALATNELRVAYALYPVRLLTELRAPESAPALITTLQRRLAPHDPFGKIALACVEGLGALGDARARPVLTAARGHPRLAAAASAALARLPQDDGRTG
- a CDS encoding arsenic transporter, which encodes MLVESLSVAALAVVLVCAVVRPFRWPEAAFAVPAAGVVILAGAIPLDDVREEAARLGPVIGFLAGVLVLAKLCADEGLFHACGGWMARRAAGRPTTLLGAVFALASVITATLSLDATVVLLTPVVFATAARMGARPAPHVYASAHLSNTASLLLPVSNLTNLLAFTATGLSFTRFALLMTLPWLVAIAVEYAVFRRFFAADLAAPAEGTEPARPPRMPKFALVTVAATLAGFAVASALGIEPAWSAAAGAAVLAVRALLRRRTTPVAILRSASLPFLAFVLALGIVVRAVVDNGLGDALGRVLPDGTALPALLGTAAVAALLANLINNLPAVLALVPLAAPAGPGAVLAVLIGVNIGPNLTYAGSLATLLWRRIAHQHEHDVSLGRFTRLGLLTTPAALVLSTLALWVSLRVLPG
- a CDS encoding GNAT family N-acetyltransferase is translated as MSSSLSSSTATTTAAELSTERLTLRAWTADEVADVLAGRRPTHWAQDFPADGDRVIASVIAQQIADGPQDPGAHGHRLIVERDGGTVVGSLSLLWPPSEGSVEFGYGVVPSRRGRGYAPEAVRALVAHALTSPEVTVVYAEVELGNEASVRVLEKAGLHRWSSDGTTALYRTDAPEAAPSPE
- a CDS encoding 3-hydroxyacyl-CoA dehydrogenase family protein — translated: MDAPLNTVAVIGLGTMGTGITEVLARAGREVIGIDICQAAASRAVESLEASTARAVRRERLTEEERRGILTRFRTFTDLRAAADADLVIEVVPESYEVKQQVVRELDAVVRPGTIIATGTNALSVTRLAAESQRPERVLGLHFFNPAPAMKLVEVVSSVLTAPAAVAAVTDLALALGKEPVAVGDRPGFVADGLLFGYLNQAAAMYEAKYASREDIDAAMRLGCGLPMGPLALLDLIGVDTARTVLDAMYAESQDRLHAPAPILRQLSEAGLTGRKAGRGFYTYAEAGSPEVVRDALTPVEDEERAPGRTVRSVGVAGSGTMASGIAEVFAKAGFSVVLAARTEEKAQTAKSRIGKSLSRSVDKGRMTAEAAAQTLERITPAGSYEAFADVDLALEAVAEDLDIKRQLFATLDKVCKPGAILATTTSSLPVVACARATSRPRDVIGMHFFNPAPAMKLVEVVRTVVTTDDVRATVREVCTKIRKHPVDCGDRAGFIVNALLFPYLNNAIKMVEEHYASLDDIDAAMKLGGGYPMGPFELLDVVGLDVSLAIEKVLHREFRDPGLAPAPLLEHLVAAGCLGRKTGRGFREYARR